From a single Gammaproteobacteria bacterium genomic region:
- a CDS encoding EamA family transporter, whose product MSERFYKLQVAAAFAVVYIVWGSTYLGIRIGVHDMRPGLLAGIRFTIAGLVIIMLARTLGQRMPWRRGDWFLIALMGLLMIVIGNGVVTWAEQWVESNQAALLIASSAFWTAWFGTFGERGHALSTRAKLGLLSGFVGVALILTPESGLTTRYFWAQLAILLSPIAWSFGTIYSRSRDVAAAPLMMAGWQMLAGGVVLLALGIGAGELETVTWSRRGIGALVYLTVFGSCLAYATFIWLINQTTPDKLATIAYVNPAIATVLGWWWLDEALAGTQFVGMLIIIVSVFVVTGAPKRS is encoded by the coding sequence ATGAGCGAGCGCTTTTATAAACTGCAGGTTGCCGCGGCATTTGCCGTCGTTTACATCGTCTGGGGCTCCACCTACCTCGGCATCCGCATCGGCGTGCACGATATGCGGCCCGGGCTGCTGGCGGGAATTCGTTTCACCATAGCCGGGCTGGTCATCATCATGCTGGCGCGCACGCTCGGGCAGCGCATGCCATGGCGGCGCGGTGACTGGTTCCTCATCGCTTTGATGGGCCTGTTGATGATCGTCATCGGCAATGGCGTCGTGACCTGGGCGGAGCAGTGGGTCGAGTCAAATCAGGCCGCGCTGCTGATTGCCAGCTCTGCGTTCTGGACAGCGTGGTTTGGTACGTTCGGCGAGCGCGGCCACGCGCTGAGCACGCGGGCGAAGCTTGGCCTGCTGTCGGGTTTTGTTGGCGTAGCGTTGATACTCACGCCGGAGAGCGGCTTAACGACACGCTATTTCTGGGCGCAGCTGGCGATACTGCTGTCGCCGATCGCCTGGTCATTCGGCACGATCTACAGTCGCTCGCGCGATGTTGCTGCCGCGCCGCTGATGATGGCGGGCTGGCAGATGCTGGCCGGCGGCGTGGTGCTGCTGGCGCTGGGCATCGGTGCGGGCGAGCTGGAAACGGTGACATGGAGTCGTCGTGGTATCGGTGCGCTTGTTTATCTGACGGTGTTTGGTTCGTGCCTGGCCTACGCCACTTTTATCTGGCTGATCAACCAGACCACGCCGGATAAACTGGCGACAATTGCCTACGTCAACCCCGCCATCGCCACTGTGCTGGGGTGGTGGTGGCTGGACGAGGCACTGGCGGGCACGCAGTTCGTCGGCATGCTGATTATTATCGTCAGCGTGTTCGTCGTGACCGGTGCGCCAAAACGCAGCTGA
- a CDS encoding methyltransferase domain-containing protein, which translates to MLDARVDPGEIAGIYRRIAPVYNVWATLAESRARKLCLRLAAIRDGEAVLEVAVGTGLAFAGILAANPGGRNEGIDLTEAMLTRARRRANRNGNDNFRLSVGDARALEFPDCQFDVVINNYMFDLLPETDFLPVLTEFRRVLRPGGRLVISGMTTGKRWYNRLWERVYRLNPALLGGCRGVELLPYVQRTGFIDAQRSYISQMTFPSEIIHAVVPQQRIE; encoded by the coding sequence ATGCTCGATGCGCGTGTTGATCCGGGCGAAATAGCCGGCATTTACCGGCGCATTGCCCCGGTCTACAACGTCTGGGCAACGCTTGCTGAAAGCCGGGCCCGCAAGCTCTGTTTGCGGTTGGCAGCGATCCGTGACGGCGAGGCGGTGCTGGAAGTTGCCGTTGGTACCGGGCTGGCTTTTGCCGGGATTCTCGCCGCAAACCCTGGTGGCCGTAACGAAGGTATCGACCTGACCGAAGCGATGCTCACCCGGGCGCGGCGGCGTGCCAACAGGAACGGTAATGATAATTTCAGGCTGAGCGTCGGTGATGCCCGTGCGCTCGAATTTCCCGATTGCCAGTTCGATGTGGTGATCAACAATTACATGTTTGATTTGTTACCTGAAACGGATTTTCTGCCGGTGCTGACCGAATTCCGGCGTGTCCTGCGGCCGGGCGGCCGCCTGGTTATTTCGGGTATGACAACGGGCAAACGCTGGTACAACCGGCTGTGGGAACGTGTCTATCGGCTCAATCCTGCCCTGCTTGGTGGTTGTCGTGGCGTCGAACTGTTGCCCTACGTGCAACGGACCGGGTTCATCGATGCGCAGCGTAGCTACATCAGCCAGATGACCTTTCCGTCGGAAATCATCCATGCTGTTGTGCCGCAG
- a CDS encoding DUF87 domain-containing protein produces the protein MMDYEKLGAFYLGKAYDLENKQRRDDVVLYDSKDLTTHAAIIGMTGSGKTGLGIGMLEEAAIDKIPVIAVDPKGDLGNLLLTFPKLRPQDFEPWVNSRSASDKGMTTAEYAEAQSSLWREGLKDWGQGADRIKKLRDTVDLSIYTPGSNSGLPISVLRSFNAPSATVMEDLDVYRERVQATATGILALLGIDADPITSREHILIANILDRSWQEGGSLDLGGLIAAIQDPPIKRIGVMDLDSFYPAKDRLQLAMRMNNLLAAPGFEAWMEGEPLDVGKLLHTESGKPRVSVISIAHLTEAERMFFVTMLLNELIGWMRSQSGTSTLRAILYMDEVFGYLPPISNPPSKPLFLTLLKQARAYGVGLVLATQNPVDLDYKALSNTGTWFIGRLQTERDKARVMEGLEGAAAGGNFDKQRMEQIIAGLGKRRFLLHNVHEDEPVVFNTRWVMSYLAGPFTRNQIRKLMKGRKPAPATSAPEPGKKDVRAATKAVKVKRPQEPVLPASVKQYFMPVGAHSPGDKDLVYVSKVGAGAEIAYSSSRYNVNEEREVFLIADVDDGPVPVDWDDSAEIEFDIGNLESDGEQGAIFTEPADAAAEPKNYKKWERLFKTWLRTNKPLKLYKSKTYKLVSEPGETEGNFRVRLQELANEKRDLAIEKLRDKYASKVATREERLRKAEQVIEREQQQAKSKKLDTAISFGTAVLGSLLGRKKVSRTSASRMGTAIKSIGRMGKEKGDIKRARETAEAVRAQLEELNEQMEQDIEELEDRFDAQDEELTEIQVKATATNITVHFVALTWMPHYRDAAGRLHPAYG, from the coding sequence ATGATGGATTACGAGAAGCTTGGCGCGTTTTATCTGGGCAAGGCCTACGATCTCGAGAACAAGCAGCGTCGCGACGATGTCGTGCTGTACGACTCCAAAGACCTGACCACGCATGCCGCAATTATCGGCATGACCGGCAGTGGCAAGACCGGTCTGGGTATTGGCATGCTGGAAGAGGCCGCAATCGACAAGATCCCGGTCATTGCCGTCGACCCCAAGGGTGATCTTGGCAACCTGTTGCTGACGTTTCCAAAGCTGCGTCCGCAGGATTTTGAACCGTGGGTCAATTCACGCTCGGCATCTGACAAGGGAATGACTACCGCGGAATACGCCGAGGCTCAGTCCAGCTTGTGGCGCGAGGGGCTCAAGGACTGGGGTCAGGGCGCGGATCGCATCAAGAAGCTGCGTGACACTGTCGATCTTTCTATTTATACGCCCGGCAGTAATTCGGGCCTGCCTATTTCCGTATTGCGCTCTTTCAACGCGCCATCCGCCACAGTAATGGAAGATCTTGATGTCTATCGCGAACGCGTGCAGGCAACCGCAACCGGCATCCTGGCATTACTGGGTATCGATGCCGATCCGATTACCAGCCGCGAACACATTCTTATTGCCAATATTCTTGATCGCTCCTGGCAGGAGGGCGGCAGTCTGGACCTCGGCGGTCTGATCGCGGCAATCCAGGATCCGCCGATCAAACGAATTGGCGTGATGGACCTCGATTCGTTTTATCCTGCCAAAGACCGTCTCCAGCTCGCCATGCGGATGAACAACCTGCTGGCTGCACCGGGTTTTGAGGCATGGATGGAAGGCGAGCCGCTGGATGTTGGCAAACTGCTGCACACCGAAAGCGGCAAACCGCGCGTATCGGTAATTTCCATTGCCCACCTGACTGAAGCCGAGCGCATGTTTTTTGTAACCATGCTGCTCAACGAGTTGATTGGCTGGATGCGTTCGCAGTCGGGTACCAGCACGCTGCGGGCGATTCTTTACATGGACGAGGTGTTCGGCTACCTGCCGCCAATTTCCAATCCGCCATCCAAGCCGCTGTTCCTGACGCTACTGAAACAGGCGCGCGCTTACGGCGTCGGCCTTGTGCTGGCGACGCAGAACCCGGTTGATCTGGACTATAAGGCGCTGTCAAACACCGGCACCTGGTTTATCGGCCGGCTGCAAACCGAGCGCGACAAGGCACGCGTGATGGAGGGGCTTGAGGGTGCGGCTGCCGGCGGCAACTTCGACAAGCAGCGCATGGAACAGATTATCGCCGGGCTCGGCAAGCGGCGCTTCCTGCTGCACAACGTGCATGAGGACGAGCCGGTCGTATTCAACACCCGTTGGGTAATGTCGTACCTCGCCGGGCCGTTTACCCGTAACCAGATCCGCAAGCTGATGAAAGGCCGCAAGCCGGCGCCGGCGACCAGTGCCCCTGAACCGGGGAAAAAGGACGTACGTGCGGCAACGAAGGCCGTCAAAGTGAAGCGGCCGCAGGAGCCGGTGTTGCCGGCTTCGGTCAAGCAGTATTTCATGCCGGTTGGCGCGCATTCACCGGGTGACAAGGACCTTGTTTACGTCTCCAAGGTAGGTGCCGGGGCCGAGATTGCCTATTCCAGCTCGCGTTACAACGTCAACGAAGAGCGCGAGGTGTTTCTCATTGCTGACGTCGATGACGGCCCGGTGCCGGTGGACTGGGACGACAGCGCCGAGATCGAATTCGATATAGGCAACCTGGAAAGCGATGGTGAGCAGGGCGCAATATTCACCGAGCCTGCCGATGCTGCCGCAGAGCCAAAGAACTACAAGAAGTGGGAACGGTTGTTCAAGACCTGGCTGCGCACCAACAAGCCGTTGAAGCTATACAAGAGCAAAACCTACAAGCTGGTGTCGGAGCCGGGCGAGACTGAGGGTAATTTCCGGGTGCGGCTGCAGGAACTGGCTAACGAGAAACGCGACCTGGCTATAGAAAAACTGCGCGACAAATATGCGAGCAAGGTTGCCACTCGCGAGGAGCGTTTGCGCAAGGCCGAGCAGGTTATCGAGCGCGAACAGCAGCAGGCCAAGTCGAAAAAACTCGATACAGCCATCAGCTTCGGTACCGCCGTGCTCGGATCACTGTTGGGGCGCAAGAAAGTGAGCCGCACTTCTGCGTCGCGTATGGGCACTGCTATCAAAAGTATAGGCCGCATGGGTAAGGAAAAAGGGGACATCAAGCGTGCTCGCGAGACCGCCGAGGCAGTGCGTGCTCAGCTCGAGGAGTTGAACGAGCAGATGGAGCAGGACATAGAGGAGCTGGAAGATCGTTTTGATGCCCAGGATGAGGAGCTCACCGAGATCCAGGTGAAGGCCACGGCTACCAATATCACCGTGCACTTTGTTGCCCTGACCTGGATGCCGCACTATCGTGACGCGGCCGGCCGACTGCATCCGGCTTACGGCTAA
- the pyrB gene encoding aspartate carbamoyltransferase — protein sequence MSSEIFHVIEPRAFNRELLDELCELTDTARALAKSRAGADALRGLLADKRVMLYFTQASTRTFLSFNNACHLLGMRTSEIRDPAISSEIKGESFDDSIRTFSSYVDVIIMRTPERGLAGRAAALMDRIPRRVPIINAGSGPDQHPTQALLDIYTLERSFAGRGGIDGKTIGMMGDLRRGRTVRSLCHLMKSYHDVKLVFISPPSFAIRNDIKKQLAQSQISFSETGTLDDVIGSLDALYVTRMQSEWDVEGESLKVNLGEYSVGPDEMNLLPQDAVVMHPLPRGPEIDPAVDEDSRAVYWRQERNGMWMRVALLVRIFGAATALTEAAARVVSD from the coding sequence ATGAGTAGCGAGATTTTCCACGTTATCGAGCCGCGCGCTTTCAATCGGGAATTGCTCGACGAGCTGTGTGAATTAACAGACACTGCGAGGGCGCTTGCCAAGAGCCGTGCAGGTGCTGACGCATTGCGCGGGTTGCTGGCAGACAAGCGGGTGATGCTTTATTTCACTCAGGCCTCGACCCGGACGTTCCTGTCATTCAATAACGCCTGTCACCTGCTGGGTATGCGCACAAGTGAGATTCGCGACCCTGCAATTTCTTCGGAAATAAAGGGCGAGAGCTTTGACGACAGCATTCGCACCTTCAGTTCCTATGTCGATGTCATCATCATGCGCACGCCGGAGCGCGGACTCGCGGGGCGTGCGGCGGCACTGATGGACCGGATCCCGCGGCGTGTCCCGATAATTAACGCCGGCAGCGGGCCGGATCAGCATCCGACCCAGGCTTTACTCGATATTTATACGCTGGAACGCAGCTTTGCCGGCCGTGGCGGTATTGATGGCAAGACCATCGGCATGATGGGCGACCTGCGACGTGGCCGCACCGTGCGCTCACTGTGCCATCTGATGAAGAGCTATCACGACGTGAAGCTGGTGTTTATTTCGCCACCCAGCTTTGCGATACGCAACGATATCAAGAAGCAGCTGGCGCAAAGCCAGATCAGTTTTTCCGAGACCGGCACGCTCGACGACGTTATCGGCAGTCTCGATGCACTTTACGTGACCCGCATGCAGTCGGAATGGGATGTCGAAGGCGAATCGCTGAAGGTCAACCTGGGTGAATACTCGGTTGGCCCGGACGAAATGAATCTGCTGCCGCAGGATGCGGTGGTGATGCACCCGTTGCCACGCGGTCCGGAAATCGACCCGGCCGTGGACGAAGATTCGCGTGCGGTGTACTGGCGTCAGGAGCGTAACGGCATGTGGATGCGTGTCGCGCTGCTGGTCAGGATATTCGGCGCGGCAACGGCACTTACCGAGGCGGCAGCCCGGGTCGTTTCAGACTGA